In Electrophorus electricus isolate fEleEle1 chromosome 10, fEleEle1.pri, whole genome shotgun sequence, the genomic window aatatatgaaatctGCTTAGCATATCATTGtacacaaacattatttttatactcAAATCTTTCTATCTACTTTAGTAGAACCCTCATGCACTGAAGTGATAAagttgtttaaggtgaaaagtAATATAGGGTAAACAGCAAGAAAATAAGTTTTTATGCAATCCTTCCTGATTAAAATCCTGAAAAATTCGAgggtttaaaatataaacacacacaaacacatgcacatatgcccgacagacacacatacacacacacacacatccacattccTCCCCCTTAGGTCGGTGCCAGAAACTAAGACGCGTGAACTGAGGTGAGTCCAGATCAAACAGGGCTGTCTCACAGGGGATGAGATACGAGTGTGCTGCCCTGTTCTTctcaaggtcaaaggtcacaccacctctcctctccccctgcATGCTGGATGGAGCTGTAGCCAGGTCAACTGAGGTTCATGCACTGCTGCGCACTGCTAGAGCAGAGGGAACTCCAACTCTCAGTACATATGGCACGCGAGCACTTTCGACATTGCATTAACTCTTGCATTAACTCTGTAAGTTaatagggttttttttcactttgcaaAAAGTTACTTTTCTGACATGATAAAGTTTTCTTTATAAACCTGTGCCTGGTATGCAAATAAGGATCCAAGCCCCTTCTATCTGCTATCAGTGATGAGTGATTGTGTTTCGTGGTGTTTATCTCAATAAATGTATCTGCACCTGAACAGAATATTCTGATTCAAATTCTTCTGCTTTCctgaaatagatagatagatagatagatagatagatagatagatagatagatagatagatagatagatagatagatagatagatagagagagagagagagagagagagagagagggggggggggggggattgggtAATGACACAATACAGGTCTCCTGGCAGTTTGTCTGGGGCTCTGTACACAGCAGTAATCTCTGTGAAAAACTGCAGGACCAGAGGCtgagaaggagtgagaggggaGCCCCAGACAGAGGAGCTGGGCTCTGTGTATGCAAGCCCTGCATCTTCCTCAGTCTTCACCGGCCTCTCTGCTTGGGCTAAGAGGGCTCCTCTGAAAACAACGAGGCAGCAGCTTCTGGAACAGGCTGCTCAGAATCCTGTATAAAATATATGGAGCAATTGTTGAAATAGTTGCAAGGCAGCAGTATAATATTCATAgttttaatgataaaataaatgttcttctCGTATTTTTTAGAGAAACATTGAGATGTCTTAGTAAGACAGATATTATCTGCAtatgtattttattcttttggAGCTTTCCCCCGTGACCTTTACTCATGCAAAATCACTGATAGTCACTGACACCGAAGGAGATTTTGCAGATAAATTAATATGAATCATCTCGATGATTATATGGTACAGACAGCTAAATTATCCAGTCACGCACGAATGATAAATTATTGTCCCCCGTGGGTACGCCGTGGGTTTTAGAGCCGTAAGTGCGGATGTAACCTAAAGCACACATGAGGACGTATGTCCTCGACATTTTTAAACTGAGGTGTTAGTTTTAACACACGTCTGCTTCCGTGTCCTTCAACCAGCCCACTGGAAACTTCCGTGTTTCGAGGACTACAGTGGCCGGAGAGCAAACAGCGCCCAGTGTCAGACTCAGAATGCGCTCTATCCCGGAGGATTTAATCGCACTCGTCGCAGGTATCGGTCTGTCGCAATGAACAACAAAGCTGCGAACTATTTACCACATTTCTAATCCTCTTAACCGTAACGATAGAGACGCTTACGTTTATTAGTATTTTGGGGGCATTGAAGAGGAAGTTGAAAACATTGATGGATGATGTGTGGAAAGACTGCTAGAAGACAAAACAGACATGTCGAAAGTTCATAATCCAAACAGGACCTTTTACGTTTTATATGATCTGGCTCATAAATTAATTGTGGTAGGGCTTTAAGTGGGAGTAGCTAGTTAACATACCTTTTCAGAGCACTTTTAAATCGTGTGTGGGTTTGAGGGTACCCTGGAATCAATGGCTCATGATCAACTTTGCTTCCAGCTCTAGAGGCTCTATGTATCCACTATGTGCCACTTGGTGGATGGCAAAATCAGTCCTTTTAATGGTCTGAACGATGGAGTGTTAAAAGAAGAAAGCTATATTTAAAGGTTAATCTGTGTTCTCAGATTTTGAGACCTACCTGACAGAAGTTCTGAAAGGTGAGAATTTGAGTAAGAAGGCTAAGGAGAAAAGGGATGCCTTTATCAAGAGGATAAGAGAGGTCAAAGCAAGGTATGGGCATCTGTGCTGAAGTCTTAACAGTTTATAGAACGTTTTGCAaagaaatgtgtatgtatgtgttgcaAATAACGTAATTTAATTTCcaaatatcccccccccccccctgcccccagtTATTTGCAGGATTTCAAGGAAAAACGTAagttttctgttgtgtgtgttagcgtTTGATAGATCAAAGTCGGGGGAGCGGGTACACATTACAGGAATAGAGAAGTTGAAATCTGCTCTCTTAGGCAACATGCACTACTGTTAGTTCTCCACTCCACAGCACTACACAAATTACTCTTTGTGTCCAAATACAAGTACAatccaaatatatataaagtaattgGTATTAAACATTATACAAACCATATGAATACTGTTAGTAAACTATACTTATTAATTCCTCTACTTAGTAGAGGCACATTTTCATCTTTAGGCGAGACCATCTTAGATGTCTAGAGGAAGCTGAGAATTATATAGACTGCAACTGAAACTCACCGAGCTGTGTTCaggaaatataattttgtgttCCTAAACACAAAGGTCTGTTCCTTATTGACCTCTGAAATTTGCTTGCAATTTCATATGCTTTCATGTTCTTTTTATGGGaggtgtatttttaaaaaaatattttttgtaaacTGAATATTTTTCTAAACTTTCCTCCCATGTCGTAAGTTGGCAGTAAGAGGAAAGCTTTAATTGGTTCCCAAGCATTGGTCTATTTGCACATATTTCCATAAACAGGTTACCATAGCTTCCTGAAATATTCTTACTCCTCACAGCATGAAAAGTCTGGTGTAACAGGTGCACAGTTTCCCCTCAGCTGATATTTCACTATACAAAGTATATGCAAAGTGTTGTGTCTTTTGTATGTCAAAGTTATTTCGGTCGATCACCATTCTCTATGGAACACCAGTTTAAGAAAATGAACACCGTGGGCCCTCTGGGCGTGACGTTCCCGGTGACGTGCCAACAGAGGTGATCGCTCacaccttgtgtgtgtggctataaTGGGCAAGCTGGTGTGGGGGCTGCTGATGTCCTGTTGGTCCGTGTGCTGATGAAGACTTTGTCATGtaggggaggaagagggagacgAACCGGAGGACGCAGACAGCAATAACGATGGTGGGGACCGGGACGAGGAAGCTGCGTACGATGGTGGGTGCTGCGCTGCTCGAGTCCGCAAACTGTATTACTCGAGATCCCTCCCCTTACATATACAAGCATTATTGCAAAGTTTCCTATATGGACTTCATCAGGCCCTCATGCGCCCCTGGTCATGGGTAACATATGGCACAACTGTGATTCGAACACAAAGTAGCTGCTTTCCCCTTTAACCATTTTTCTTTGGCAAAGACTATTGTCCATGTAAACAAAAGGATTGGCTGTCAGGAGCAGTACAAACTACAGCCACCAGCTTCAGTTTATGCCAATTAAAAACATTCGAACCCGTAGTCCATCAGAGCTGAGCAGTGGGCTTAATTATGTCCTCCAGCATCGCACCCTATTAACTACAAGGTCTGTCCTTTTCATTGATGTGTACTTacttctttccctctgtctttgAGAGCTGTACATGAGCTGAAGCGACTGTTGAATGGGCGCTGTAGCCCAGCAACAGGACCGGGAATGGCTAAAAAGCCCCGGCGTCAGAGACTGACCGTTCCTTTTGTCCGGGCACCAGTGCTTTATGACATGAACCTTAGACAATGCCGCCCACAGCCAATGTCAtttcagacccccccccccccccacttccttGTTTTATTAGTCGCAGCTAAGAGGACCCTTTTGAATGAGGCttaaccaagaaaaaaaacaatcagtatatctaacacttttaaaatcaaGGTGCACTTCTTATCACATGAAGGCTCGGACATCCCTggctggtgtgtgcgtgtgtgtgtgtgtgtgtgtgtgtgtgtgtgtgtgtgtgtgtgtgtgtgtgtgtgtgtgtgcgcgtgtgtgtgtgcgcgtgtgtgtgtgcgcgtgtgtgtgtgcgcgtgtgtgtgtgcgcgtgtgtgtgtgcgcgtgtgtgtgtgtgtgtgtgtgtgcgcgcgcgtatgtgtgtgtgtgtgtgcgtgcgtgtgtgtgtgtgttagtgcaccATAGGTTTTACTGCCCCGTAGAACTGGGGTGTTTTATAGTTCTTTTGCCCTCAGTGTGCTGATAGCACAGCTGCTCTAGCAGTGAGAGGAAGCTCTCAGAGCCAGTACTGCTTTTCAGGAATGAGCTTAAGCAAATGTGGACAGCACACTAGGGAAAAGTAGAACTTTATTTTCACTTGGCTCCTGTCCTATCAAAATGGAGACTCATCTGTCCTGATTAAGCACAGGCTGTCTAAAAGATCGTCCTTTGCCTAAAAGGGAGTGTAGTTTATCGTTTGTTCCTGTTAGAAGAATGTCCTGCAATAGTCCCATTAAGAACTCCTTTGGCAGGTTCCATTTGGCAGGCCTGTTATTGTTGCTGTCATCGTCGTCCTCGTCTTTGGCCCTGCCTGAGACCGAGTGCGTCAGCTACTTAACGGATGTCGCTTGCAGAAAACTTGCCAACCACTGCTCACACATGTCATCAGCGCTGCAAACTGAGAGTGCCTGCTTTTTTTAGATTTCAAGTGAAGTCTTCGGGCCCCAGATGgacagagacatgaacagaaATCGAAAAAATGAACCGTGCATGGAAGTTTAGTTGATTTTGAATGCATTAAATGAAAACATCGATAGTAGTATGCAAATGACTGAATTTTCCTACGGGTCTGGTATGCTTGGTCACGTATCATATTCTCTTTGGTTTGATTTGTAGTATAGTTCTCCTAGCCGAAGGCCTGTTTGTCCTGTTCACTCTCTATGGATATATCTCATGCATCTGTCAACAGCAGTGAAGAAGATGTACAGAAGGGGATTCATAACTTATGTTATCTCACTCACGCAAGTATATACAAGAGGGATTGCAGCACTGCCCAGTTTTGCAATGCAAACAAAGGATGCTTATTTGCTGCATTCTAGTGTATCATGCTTCTCTGTGGAGTGCTTCCCTATCTGATGCATTCAAATAGGTCAAAACAGTGTATATGATTGAGTGTTATCGTTTCCATTCCGTGTATGCCTTTGTTTAGaaagcttgaaagcagttttccTAATGCCTGTACAGGTTTCGCCAGGTTTGGGTACTAAAAGCGGTGAAGCCAGCCCAAATGCCCTGTACTAGTCCctaaatcaggtgtgttgggctTCTTCAGGTGTTCAGCAGGCCCCAGCTGTGGCTGCCCAAGACCTCCCATCTGTCTTCAAGAGTGGCTACCTGGAGAAACGCCGCAAAGGTGGGcagtgcacccccccccccccccacacacacacacacacacacaccttgtctGTCTTCTCATTTTGCCTGTAACTGTTGCCTTCTCAGTTTACCTGTATCATGTAACCATTGTCTTCCATCTGAGTCTAACATGTAACCAGTGTCTTCTCAGTTGGTCTGTAATGTGTAACTTTTTCTTAGTTTGTCTGTTACCTGTAACATTTGCCCTTTGCCAGACCACAGCTTCTTTGGTCCAGAGTGGCAGAAGAGATGGTGTGCGCTAAGCAACCACACGTTCTATTATTATGGCAGTGAGAAAGGTGTGATCATattcattttcatgtgtttctttccaaaaaaaaagataataataataataataataatgtgtacTAGACATTCAAATGTTTGGACAAAAGTGACATTTCATCACTCATTTTAACTGACTATATCAACAGCGTTGTTGCGGTATAGTGATCAAATGAACACTTATACACTTCACATGTATACTTCATACATAATTCTGATATATCTCACCAGACAAGCAGCAGAAGGGAGAGTTTAATATTGACGGCTACGCtatcaaaataaacaacaccctacGCAAAGATTCTAGGAAGGACTGTTGCTTTGAGATATCTGCACCCGACAAACGTGTTTACCAGGTGGGTTTCATTTCCTGTGCTCGATTAAAGCTCACCTTCACTTCGCCTGTGTAAACCTAGCGTAGGGTTCTCtcagtggtggtggttgtggtggtggggtaTTATTATTCTAGCTAATCATTACTTGTCTGCTTTCTCTTCCTAGTTCTGTGCCTCCTCTCAGAGGGAGGCggaggagtgggtggagcagaTTGGCTTTGTGATGAAAGGTGGGACCATTGGTTTTGTCCGTGATTTTTGTCCCCGATTTTTTAATTCCACAAGTCCAATAGGAACGACAGCGAACCAACTCATGCCCTTATCTGCACTCACGCATAGACCTGGAAGGCATCATTCCGttggaggatgaggaagaaatGTACGATGACTGCTTGCCCATGAACCCAGCCGCCATGTCTGAGCCCACTGACGACGACATCTATGAGGAACTTCCTGGTTTGATATTTCACGTGCTTGCtctgtttaaaatgatgttCATACAGCAAGGGAGGACCCCCAAATAAATGTCTTAAAAGTGTAATGCGACTGGATAGGAACAGGATTGCGAGATTATGACCAAATGAAAAGCACTCCTCCGAATCCAAACAAATACTCATTGAACGTTGCACTGTATGATTGATATGATTGTCTTTTGTATGGGAAACTTGGaaggggaatttttttttcccccttttgtgTTAAACTGACGTCTCATTACCTGAACTTTCTGTCTCAGAGGACGAGATGCCTCAACCTATTAAACCAACACCTGAGCCGGTCAGCAagcctcctcctccaggtccaGGCACAGGTAACTCCAGGGAGGTCGGCGGTCCGTGCTGGGCTCCTCTTTCTCTGGGCTCCCGCACACCTTTCCTGCCCCTTCGCACGCAGACATTCGTTAGAGATCCGGCCTGGCCGCTGCCCCTTCCGCTGGCTCGAGAGGGTTAcgggagggtgtgggtggattGCGTGCTCTAAGCGGTGGTGgaggggaaggtgtgtgtgtgtgtgtgtgtgtgtgtgtgtgtgtgtgtgtgtgtgtgtgtgtgtgtgtgtgtgtgtggaggaagaTGAGGGCAGCCTTTAAGGACAGCACCAGCCTGCTGTCAGCACTGCAGATGATGCTTGCAAACTAAGCACCACAGTGGTACACCTTATCGGTCTCTATGTGGTTACTGTTTTTTCTCGTCCCCCTTTCAATTTTACTGACCTGGTTTATTGGGGAGTGGTTTTGAATCGAGTTTGGCACCTAAAATACATGAGCTGGAAATTGTGGGTGTGGTGATCTGCTCTGGGGCTACTCCCCTTCTCTTTTCGTGCGGTTTCCCCGGGCGGGAGCGGCGTGTGCCCCGCCGAGTGTTGGCCAGCGGGCGCTGGCAGGAAACGCGGAGCCGGGGCTGCCAGCGGCGCGCGCAGGGGCCCTCCCTGGCCCTCTGCACTCGGCTTGCAGCACAGGAAGTCCTGCTGACAGGGAGCCGCGGCTCAGGCAGGATCTCGTGACAGATGCTTCGGAAGAGGGGCCAGCCTGTGCAGCAGAGCCGAGCGTGAAGTTGGGGAGAGGGAAGAAAAGGGGCTTACAGCTACTGCCATAAACCGCACTCGATGGGGTTATGTGGCACAAAGCAGAAGTTCTTTTCAGGCAAAGTGACACAGC contains:
- the skap2 gene encoding src kinase-associated phosphoprotein 2, with amino-acid sequence MRSIPEDLIALVADFETYLTEVLKGENLSKKAKEKRDAFIKRIREVKASYLQDFKEKREEEGDEPEDADSNNDGGDRDEEAAYDGVQQAPAVAAQDLPSVFKSGYLEKRRKDHSFFGPEWQKRWCALSNHTFYYYGSEKDKQQKGEFNIDGYAIKINNTLRKDSRKDCCFEISAPDKRVYQFCASSQREAEEWVEQIGFVMKDLEGIIPLEDEEEMYDDCLPMNPAAMSEPTDDDIYEELPEDEMPQPIKPTPEPVSKPPPPGPGTAVNKNTDYANYFQGLWDCNGDQPDELSFKRGDAIYILSREYDTFGWWVGEMKGTIGIVPKNYLTEMYVL